In Campylobacter massiliensis, the DNA window GGAGATGGTGGAGGAAAAGCAAGTTAAGTAAAATATAAATTTAAAAGCCTATAAGGAAAACAAGTACTGCTTGCTTTTCAAAGAGTATTTTATAAAAACTTACTTAAAAAATCAAGTAAAATCTATGTAAATTATAATAACTTGACATAAAAGATCGCTTGCAGTATAATTATGCCAACTTAATTTAGGGGAATCTCTTGGGCGATATAGTTAAAATTTTCGCCGACATAGGCGAAATATACCAAAAAGACGAAAAGCGTCTCAAAAACGAAGCCTACAAATACGACGCAATCAAAGCGTATCTCTGTGACATAGAAAGCAAGCGAATAGAACCGAATTTAAACATAAGCAAAGACGATCTGATAATATGTAGATTTGGCGTAGGCGCAAATTCCGGTAATCTTTTTCCAAATTCTCAATTTTTATCCAAAGAAGTAAATAAAGACGAAGTTAAATTTATAAAAGGCGTTTTGAGATCGGTTTCAAATTTGCTCTCATTTTTCGAGCCGAGCAATATAGAAAATGACGCTATTTTGTCTATGTTACCAAGTATAAATGAAGAATATTTTGCCGATATTATAGATGAAATCAAAGACCTTGATGAGATAAAAAAGGAAAAAGGCAAAAAAGTCGCTACTTTTTTCTCGCTCTCATACAAGGGCAAACCCGTTTCTGCCTATTTTAAGCAAATTTTTGAAAATCATATCAGCGTAAAAGAGCAAAAATCATCTTACGGATACGATATTTTAACAAATGAAAAAGGCATAGGCGGCGATGCAAATTTAGCGTTTTGCTCGGTAAATGAGATGCCCGCTAATATGCAATTTATCAAATCCAAACTCCTGCCGTTAAACGCCGTTAGCGCAAAAAAGGTAGAAAACGGCTTTAAAGCTATAAAAGATAAGCTATCGCATAATTTTTACGGTATGAAAATGGCGATTTTGCCGATGATTTTAGGTAGGTCGGTAAATTTAGAAGAGATTGTAAAAATACTAGAAGAAACTTCAAAAAGCGATATAAAAAGCATTCAAATATCTGAAAAAGTTATAAAATTTAGCATAGATTATTATCTCGAAGCCGCTGCTAAAAAGCAGGAAAATTTGCCTGTTTTAAATACGATTTTATTTTATACGCAAAGTAACGCCGCTATCGATTTAAAGCTTGCGATAGATGATGTTTTGCCCTCTTTTATCTCTCATATTTCAAATTTAATGGGTAGTTTTGATATAAAAGCCTTCTATGAAAAAAACGGTGGAACCGACGAGACGATTTATTTGCAAAATTTGTTTGAAGACGGGCTAAGCGTGATGAGTTTTTTACTGTCGCGAAATAAATTTGATTTAGAGATTATGATAGAAAGATATAGCGATTTGATTTATTACGGTAGCGTCAATAAAAGTTATGCAAAAAAATTAGAATGGAGCAAATATTTTAACGATTTTTATAAAGAAAGAACGTTTGAAAATATTACGAAATATCAAAATTTTTTTAATGAAATCGATGTCTTAAATAAAAAACTAGTGTTTCAAAAGGAGTGCGATTTGGAAAATTTAACCGATAAAAAGGAACTGATTAAAGAGCTAATCAAAAATAGCGAGTTTTTAAATCAAAACGACGCGCTCATTAGCGCTTATTTGCTCGGTATGCTAAGCGCAGCTCTGATAAACTGGCAGCTCGGCGTTAACGGCGGCGTATCGTTTAGCAACTGGCTTGATAACTACGGCTCGATAAATAAAGAAAGTTTGGAACGAATTTGGACTAAATGCGATGAGATGATTAGAAAGTTAAAAGGCGCTTCCGGCAAACCGAATTCTAATGTTGAAAACATAAAAGAGTGTTTGATTGAAATTTTACCACAAACATTTTTTGCAAAAAGGGCCGGAAAAACGGTCAAAAGCTCATACATTACGCTTGCTTTTGCTATGGGCGGAAGCGATTATCGTAAATTTTTAAAAGATAAAACAAAATAAGCAAGGAGAATAAGATGCAGAAAAAAGAGATACTTTTTTTGTGGGATGGAGAGAATTGGAACCCAAACGGCGATATGCTAAAGGATAACGCTCCAAGATGCGATGATGAGACCGGCATAGCCGAAGTAACGGACGTGCGTATAAAAAGAACTATTAGGGACGAGATTATGAAAAAAGACGAGGCGTCGATTTTTATAAAGGAGTATAGGATAGAAGATGCCGTACTAGACGCTAAAACGGCGATCAGACAAAGTATAAACATAAAACAAAGCAAAAGCGAACTGCAAAAAGAAATTTTGTCTAAATTTATCGATATTCGCGCATTCGGCGGCGTGTTGCCGATTTCGGATAAAGACGAAATGAAACAGGATAAGGAGATAAAAACCGCTGGCGTTCAGTTTACGGGGCCGGTGCAGTTTAGATTGAGCAAATCCCTAAACAAGGTCGAAATAGAGTATGTTAAAGGGACCGGTGCTTTTGCCAGCGATTACGATCCAAATGAGTCAAAAAAACAAAAAGATCAAGCGACCTTTAGAGAGGAAAGATTTTTAAGATACGCTATTTTTGCTACTTACGGCATTATCGATAATTATAATGCGGCAAAAACCGGCTTTAACGAAGCCGATGAAGCTAAAATTTTAAAAGCCTTATGGCACGGCACTAAAAACCTAACGACTCGCT includes these proteins:
- a CDS encoding TM1802 family CRISPR-associated protein, coding for MGDIVKIFADIGEIYQKDEKRLKNEAYKYDAIKAYLCDIESKRIEPNLNISKDDLIICRFGVGANSGNLFPNSQFLSKEVNKDEVKFIKGVLRSVSNLLSFFEPSNIENDAILSMLPSINEEYFADIIDEIKDLDEIKKEKGKKVATFFSLSYKGKPVSAYFKQIFENHISVKEQKSSYGYDILTNEKGIGGDANLAFCSVNEMPANMQFIKSKLLPLNAVSAKKVENGFKAIKDKLSHNFYGMKMAILPMILGRSVNLEEIVKILEETSKSDIKSIQISEKVIKFSIDYYLEAAAKKQENLPVLNTILFYTQSNAAIDLKLAIDDVLPSFISHISNLMGSFDIKAFYEKNGGTDETIYLQNLFEDGLSVMSFLLSRNKFDLEIMIERYSDLIYYGSVNKSYAKKLEWSKYFNDFYKERTFENITKYQNFFNEIDVLNKKLVFQKECDLENLTDKKELIKELIKNSEFLNQNDALISAYLLGMLSAALINWQLGVNGGVSFSNWLDNYGSINKESLERIWTKCDEMIRKLKGASGKPNSNVENIKECLIEILPQTFFAKRAGKTVKSSYITLAFAMGGSDYRKFLKDKTK
- the cas7b gene encoding type I-B CRISPR-associated protein Cas7/Csh2, with translation MQKKEILFLWDGENWNPNGDMLKDNAPRCDDETGIAEVTDVRIKRTIRDEIMKKDEASIFIKEYRIEDAVLDAKTAIRQSINIKQSKSELQKEILSKFIDIRAFGGVLPISDKDEMKQDKEIKTAGVQFTGPVQFRLSKSLNKVEIEYVKGTGAFASDYDPNESKKQKDQATFREERFLRYAIFATYGIIDNYNAAKTGFNEADEAKILKALWHGTKNLTTRSKIGQTPRFMLIITYKDDTFAGDLNNSISLKSEKDDRAIRSINEYAIDFTNLKNKLARYAANIEKIEYMSDYDFEAINKENFDSSWKKIEA